Proteins from a single region of Diorhabda sublineata isolate icDioSubl1.1 chromosome 2, icDioSubl1.1, whole genome shotgun sequence:
- the LOC130452913 gene encoding 23 kDa integral membrane protein-like: MGCDEDILKCLVFWTNFILALVGIVLISLGIIYKISLEEISNAIPKEYEDLIVIPVLTIPLGTVLIFLAVFGCYGCLTERIKYVALYIAILLVVFILQLTIGVNSFYKIGNATVFQNRLDTTVEDIFENYTCEENANIVDLIQHRLKCCGYNGSKYWIDSIPSSCRKVDSNDIFENPCNIEISNYIRHCQIVLGISICLLSLAEFVASIISVAFVYYLKIHTRSFIFIKDCTFDNGLL, encoded by the exons ATGGGATGTGATGAAgacattttgaaatgtttagTGTTTTGGACTAACTTCATACTAGCA tTAGTTGGAATCGTTCTTATATCACttggaattatttataaaataagtttagAAGAAATTTCGAACGCCATCCCTAAAGAATATGAAGATCTCATTGTGATACCTGTTCTCACCATACCTCTAGGAACAGTCCTAATATTTCTTGCAGTATTCGGTTGCTATGGATGTCTCACTGAGAGGATCAAATACGTTGCATTG tATATAGCGATCTTGCTGGTGGTATTTATACTTCAACTTACCATAGGAGTAAACTCCTTTTATAAAATAGGAAACGCAACAGTTTTCCAAAACAGATTAGACACGACTGTAgaagatatatttgaaaattatacctGCGAAGAAAATGCTAATATTGTTGATCTCATACAACACAGA ttgaaatgTTGTGGGTATAACGGATCAAAGTATTGGATTGATAGTATACCAAGTAGTTGCCGTAAAGTTGATTCCaatgatattttcgaaaatccTTGTAACATTGAAATATCTAATTATATACGACATTGTCAAATCGTTCTTGGGATTTCTATATGTCTTTTATCACTAGCTGAG TTTGTCGCTTCAATAATCTCCGTGGCTTTTGTTTATTACCTGAAGATTCATACTAGAAGTTTTATCTTCATCAAAGACTGCACTTTTGATAACGGACTGCTTtga